From Mya arenaria isolate MELC-2E11 chromosome 1, ASM2691426v1, a single genomic window includes:
- the LOC128228125 gene encoding uncharacterized protein LOC128228125 → MGSQSRLESMGSQDRFESMGSQGRLESMSCQGRLEYMSCQDRLESMRSQYRLESMGSQGRLESMSCQGRLESMSCQGRLESMSCQGRLESMSCQGRLESIGSQGWLESMSSQDRLESMGSQSRLESMGSQDRLESMGSQDRLESMGSQDRLESMSCQGRLESMSCQDRLESMISQDRLESMGSQSRLESMGSQDRLESMGSQDRLESMGSQDRLESMSCQGRLESMSCQGRLESMSCQDRLESMSCQGRNESMSCQGRLESMSCQGRLESMSCQDRLESMGSQDRLESMGSQGRLESMSCQGRLESMGSQDRLESMCSQGRLESMSCQGRLESMSCQGRLESMGSQGRHESMGSQGRLEYMSCQDRLESMRSQYRLESMGSQGRLESMSCQGRLESMSCQGRLESIGSQGWLESMSSQGRLDSIGSQGRLESISCQGRFESMDSQGRLEFMASKGRLESMGGQGNLESFGM, encoded by the coding sequence ATGGGTAGTCAGAGTAGGCTTGAATCTATGGGAAGTCAGGATAGGTTTGAATCCATGGGTAGTCAGGGTAGGCTTGAATCTATGAGTTGTCAGGGTAGGCTTGAATATATGAGTTGTCAGGATAGGCTTGAATCCATGCGTAGTCAGTATAGGCTTGAATCCATGGGTAGTCAGGGTAGGCTTGAATCTATGAGTTGTCAGGGTAGGCTTGAATCTATGAGTTGTCAGGGTAGGCTTGAATCTATGAGTTGTCAGGGTAGGCTTGAATCTATGAGTTGTCAGGGTAGACTTGAATCTATTGGAAGTCAGGGTTGGCTTGAATCCATGAGTAGTCAGGATAGGCTTGAATCCATGGGTAGTCAGAGTAGGCTTGAATCTATGGGAAGTCAGGATAGGCTTGAATCTATGGGAAGTCAGGATAGGCTTGAATCCATGGGTAGTCAGGATAGGCTTGAATCTATGAGTTGTCAGGGTAGGCTTGAATCTATGAGTTGTCAGGATAGGCTTGAATCCATGATTAGTCAGGATAGGCTTGAATCCATGGGTAGTCAGAGTAGGCTTGAATCTATGGGAAGTCAGGATAGGCTTGAATCTATGGGAAGTCAGGATAGGCTTGAATCCATGGGTAGTCAGGATAGGCTTGAATCTATGAGTTGTCAGGGTAGGCTTGAATCTATGAGTTGTCAGGGTAGGCTTGAATCTATGAGTTGTCAGGATAGGCTTGAATCTATGAGTTGTCAGGGTAGGAATGAATCTATGAGTTGTCAGGGTAGGCTTGAATCTATGAGTTGTCAGGGTAGGCTTGAATCTATGAGTTGTCAGGATAGGCTTGAATCCATGGGTAGTCAGGATAGGCTTGAATCCATGGGTAGTCAGGGTAGGCTTGAATCTATGAGTTGTCAGGGTAGGCTTGAATCCATGGGTAGTCAGGATAGGCTTGAATCCATGTGTAGTCAGGGTAGGCTTGAATCTATGAGTTGTCAGGGTAGGCTTGAATCTATGAGTTGTCAGGGTAGGCTTGAATCCATGGGTAGTCAGGGTAGGCATGAATCTATGGGTAGTCAGGGTAGGCTTGAATATATGAGTTGTCAGGATAGGCTTGAATCCATGCGTAGTCAGTATAGGCTTGAATCCATGGGTAGTCAGGGTAGGCTTGAATCTATGAGTTGTCAGGGTAGGCTTGAATCTATGAGTTGTCAGGGTAGACTTGAATCTATTGGAAGTCAGGGTTGGCTTGAATCCATGAGTAGTCAGGGTAGGCTTGATTCCATAGGTAGTCAGGGTAGGCTTGAATCTATAAGTTGTCAGGGTAGGTTTGAATCTATGGATAGTCAGGGTAGGCTTGAA